In the genome of Deltaproteobacteria bacterium, one region contains:
- the rsmG gene encoding 16S rRNA (guanine(527)-N(7))-methyltransferase RsmG produces the protein MSRLSNHTTAPDLVRARFTFPTTVWDRFRQYVELLQHWNQTYRLVGSAAAETVWDLHIADSLLLLPFIPETGRLVDLGSGAGLPGIPLQIVRNDLEVVLVEPQQKRINFCEEVKRRLGLSRLRMVRGRAEQPAVVAEAGRADIVVSRATWQLSTYVRYAMAYRQRDGRIIAMKGPGWESELVDLKARLPLNIWSHVQVQHDELPQSRAKRALLIF, from the coding sequence ATGTCACGTTTGAGTAACCACACGACGGCGCCCGATCTCGTACGGGCGCGCTTCACTTTCCCTACGACGGTCTGGGATCGGTTTCGGCAGTATGTCGAATTGCTCCAACACTGGAATCAGACCTATCGGCTTGTTGGTTCAGCCGCAGCCGAAACGGTTTGGGACCTCCACATCGCTGATTCTCTCCTTCTTCTTCCCTTCATACCGGAAACAGGTCGCTTGGTTGACCTTGGGAGTGGCGCGGGTCTGCCGGGGATCCCGCTCCAAATTGTGCGAAATGATCTAGAAGTCGTATTGGTCGAGCCTCAGCAAAAGCGGATCAATTTTTGCGAGGAAGTGAAACGGCGGCTCGGCTTGTCTCGTCTCCGCATGGTGCGAGGTCGCGCAGAACAACCGGCTGTTGTGGCGGAAGCTGGGCGCGCTGATATCGTTGTTTCGCGCGCGACGTGGCAACTCTCGACGTATGTTCGTTACGCAATGGCGTATCGTCAACGCGACGGCCGGATCATTGCGATGAAAGGGCCTGGTTGGGAATCGGAACTCGTTGACCTCAAAGCGCGGTTGCCACTCAATATCTGGTCGCATGTCCAAGTTCAGCATGATGAACTTCCGCAAAGTCGGGCAAAAAGAGCTCTGCTTATTTTTTAA